In Acinetobacter piscicola, a single window of DNA contains:
- a CDS encoding GNAT family acetyltransferase: protein MFMIRQFQENDLENVIALWELCDLTRPWNNPEIDIFRKTAQQDGLFLLAVKDEQLIATVMGGYDGHRGWVNYLAVHPHAQRNGVATALIQQLEKRLIALGCPKLQLLVRKENIDVQSFYEQLGYEEIEVVCLGKRLIQD from the coding sequence ATGTTTATGATTCGTCAGTTTCAGGAAAATGATCTGGAAAATGTCATCGCCCTTTGGGAGCTCTGCGATTTAACCCGTCCGTGGAATAATCCTGAAATTGATATTTTCCGCAAAACAGCGCAGCAAGATGGTTTGTTTTTATTGGCTGTCAAAGATGAGCAACTCATTGCAACCGTCATGGGTGGCTATGACGGGCATCGTGGTTGGGTAAATTATTTAGCGGTTCACCCACATGCACAGCGCAACGGTGTCGCAACTGCACTGATTCAACAATTGGAAAAACGTTTAATCGCACTCGGTTGCCCAAAACTTCAACTTTTGGTTCGTAAAGAAAATATTGATGTACAAAGTTTTTATGAACAATTGGGCTATGAGGAAATTGAGGTGGTCTGTTTAGGCAAACGTTTGATTCAGGATTGA
- a CDS encoding OmpP1/FadL family transporter, which yields MKATYQLLPLALFVSLLSSMAYATTGYFMHGYGVKAQGNAGTSIAQFQDALTIANNPAGLSWMGDRVDVGATIFSPDRSAQISGNQMPQGYPNANGNYDGNGRQYFVLPELAVNHQVNDQVALGLAIYGNGGMNTGYKQNPYAAFGNQGTAGVDLTQVFISPAVSWKYAKNQSIGVATNILYQRFEAKGIGAFAGYSQDGQNLSNRGKDDATGIGARIGWTGQFFDDRLTLGASYSSKINADRFKKYQGLFAEQGDFDVPESYGIGAAVKVTPKLTVAADVQRINYSDVDSVGHSFDVAQLQQGHVFGSDNGPGFGWDDINVYKIGVSYQAHPKLTLRAGYSHNDQPIRDSEVFLNVLAPGVVRDHLSVGATYNIDPHQEISVAYTHALEDEVKGPISPAFGGGEAKLQMSQDILGLSYGYKF from the coding sequence ATGAAAGCTACATATCAACTATTACCGTTAGCTTTATTTGTATCTTTATTAAGTTCTATGGCGTATGCAACAACAGGTTATTTTATGCATGGTTATGGCGTAAAAGCACAAGGCAATGCAGGGACTTCGATTGCACAATTTCAGGATGCTTTGACTATTGCCAATAACCCTGCGGGTTTAAGTTGGATGGGTGATCGTGTCGATGTCGGGGCAACTATTTTTTCTCCTGACCGTTCTGCTCAAATCAGCGGTAACCAAATGCCTCAAGGTTATCCCAATGCCAATGGTAATTATGATGGCAATGGGCGCCAGTATTTTGTTTTACCTGAATTGGCTGTGAATCATCAAGTGAATGATCAGGTGGCTTTGGGTCTTGCGATTTATGGAAATGGCGGCATGAACACGGGCTATAAGCAAAATCCGTATGCGGCATTTGGCAATCAGGGCACTGCTGGTGTCGATTTGACCCAAGTCTTTATTTCACCTGCAGTTTCATGGAAATATGCAAAAAATCAATCGATTGGTGTAGCGACCAATATTCTATATCAGCGTTTTGAAGCTAAAGGTATAGGGGCTTTTGCTGGTTATTCTCAAGATGGTCAAAATTTAAGTAATCGTGGTAAAGATGATGCAACTGGCATTGGTGCACGCATTGGTTGGACGGGACAGTTTTTTGATGATCGTTTAACTTTAGGGGCAAGTTATTCATCTAAAATCAATGCAGATCGCTTTAAAAAATATCAGGGTTTATTTGCAGAACAAGGTGATTTTGATGTGCCTGAAAGTTATGGCATTGGTGCAGCCGTCAAAGTCACACCGAAGTTAACTGTAGCAGCGGATGTACAGCGAATTAATTATTCAGATGTTGACTCTGTTGGTCATTCATTTGATGTCGCACAGTTACAACAAGGTCATGTCTTTGGTTCGGACAACGGTCCTGGTTTTGGTTGGGATGATATCAATGTCTATAAAATTGGTGTGAGCTATCAGGCACATCCTAAGCTGACTTTACGTGCAGGCTATAGCCATAATGATCAACCGATTCGGGACAGTGAAGTGTTTTTAAATGTGCTAGCTCCGGGTGTGGTACGTGATCATCTGAGCGTAGGTGCGACGTATAATATTGATCCGCATCAGGAAATTAGTGTGGCCTATACACATGCTTTGGAGGATGAAGTAAAAGGTCCGATTTCACCGGCATTTGGTGGGGGTGAAGCGAAGTTGCAAATGAGTCAGGATATTTTGGGTTTATCTTATGGTTATAAGTTTTAG
- a CDS encoding class I SAM-dependent methyltransferase translates to MKDLFSKDSQLYQQARPSYPQEVLQEILQYVPVKNFAWDAGAGSGQFTQLLAPYFDHIVATDISANQLQFAPYFENVSYQVQASEQTSFVDKSFDLITVAQAIHWFDFEKFYKEVYRTLKPTGILAVIGYGMICVQQDKVQQQIQTLYFEKLKGYWDSERHYIDEGYKTIPFPFEEIEDCAFKIQYQWSAAQLLKYLLTWSAVKHYCEKNQDHPLVDLAEVLNVENEDLVVEFPVYLRIGKLKTLKKKRFMKK, encoded by the coding sequence ATGAAAGATCTATTTTCAAAAGACAGTCAGCTTTATCAACAAGCTCGACCAAGTTACCCGCAAGAGGTATTGCAGGAAATATTACAATATGTACCTGTGAAAAATTTTGCTTGGGATGCAGGTGCGGGATCAGGACAATTTACCCAATTGCTTGCCCCTTATTTTGATCATATTGTGGCAACAGATATAAGTGCCAATCAATTACAATTCGCCCCTTATTTTGAAAATGTTAGTTATCAGGTACAAGCGTCAGAACAAACTTCTTTTGTAGATAAGAGCTTTGATTTAATTACTGTTGCACAGGCGATCCATTGGTTTGATTTTGAAAAATTTTATAAAGAAGTTTATCGTACACTGAAGCCTACAGGAATTTTAGCGGTCATTGGTTATGGTATGATTTGTGTGCAGCAGGACAAGGTTCAGCAGCAGATTCAAACGCTTTATTTTGAAAAATTAAAAGGTTATTGGGATAGTGAGCGTCATTATATTGATGAAGGGTATAAAACAATACCTTTTCCATTTGAAGAAATAGAAGACTGTGCATTTAAGATTCAATATCAATGGTCGGCTGCACAATTGTTGAAATATTTATTGACATGGTCAGCAGTAAAACATTATTGTGAAAAAAATCAAGATCATCCATTGGTTGATTTGGCTGAAGTACTCAATGTTGAAAATGAAGATTTGGTTGTAGAGTTTCCTGTTTACTTGAGAATAGGGAAATTAAAAACATTAAAGAAAAAACGCTTTATGAAAAAATAG
- a CDS encoding GNAT family N-acetyltransferase: MPITVHAKTSLENDEVRNQLERLYDTSPEFADGKDAIEQLEQNLAQYTLLYVAEFNTKIIGAIWCTGQGESKTLENIVVHPANRGRGVAERLVEEACRLEEEKGVKKFEPGCGAIHRCLAHIDKL, encoded by the coding sequence ATGCCTATAACCGTACATGCTAAAACTTCACTTGAAAATGACGAAGTTCGTAATCAACTTGAGCGCCTCTACGACACTAGTCCAGAATTTGCCGATGGTAAAGATGCCATTGAACAACTTGAGCAAAACTTAGCTCAGTATACCCTACTTTACGTTGCAGAATTTAATACCAAAATTATTGGTGCAATTTGGTGTACGGGGCAAGGTGAAAGCAAAACCTTAGAAAATATTGTGGTACATCCAGCAAATCGTGGGCGTGGTGTTGCAGAACGCTTAGTGGAAGAAGCGTGCCGCCTTGAAGAAGAGAAGGGCGTGAAGAAATTTGAACCAGGCTGTGGTGCAATCCATCGGTGTTTGGCACACATCGATAAACTCTAA